Proteins encoded by one window of Pseudomonas sp. LS44:
- a CDS encoding peptidase C39 family protein, translating into MFNISRGSFSCLRFFLIAGVLGGCQGAIYLPTDLGRLPERVELIGVPFFSETAYEGAPGSLAVMLSQQGVVTTPGLVAKELGLPDAEPQLLVNIQRVAHEQGFIVYPLRTSLEILGQVAGGSPVLVQLNQGIGWVKKPHYAVIVGYDRLRQTFLLRSGSSKRQILKFSTFDSAWKDAGGWAVLVQLPTSLPSKVDPQRWRLAADGLDLAGQPQAATLARQVLSRAAPH; encoded by the coding sequence TTGTTCAATATTTCTCGCGGGTCCTTTTCTTGTCTGCGCTTCTTTTTAATTGCTGGGGTGTTAGGCGGCTGTCAAGGCGCGATTTATTTGCCGACGGATCTCGGCAGGCTGCCTGAGCGCGTAGAGCTTATTGGGGTGCCATTTTTTTCTGAAACGGCTTATGAGGGGGCGCCCGGCTCTCTGGCGGTAATGTTGTCACAACAGGGGGTGGTTACGACCCCTGGCCTGGTCGCGAAGGAATTGGGATTGCCAGATGCTGAGCCGCAATTATTGGTCAACATCCAGCGCGTGGCCCATGAGCAGGGTTTTATCGTCTATCCACTGAGAACAAGTCTTGAAATTCTGGGGCAGGTGGCGGGCGGCTCCCCGGTGTTAGTTCAGTTGAATCAGGGGATTGGATGGGTGAAGAAGCCGCATTACGCCGTGATCGTTGGTTACGATCGACTTCGGCAAACCTTTTTGCTGAGATCCGGATCGAGTAAACGTCAGATTCTCAAATTTTCCACTTTTGATTCTGCGTGGAAGGATGCGGGTGGGTGGGCGGTCTTGGTGCAGTTGCCGACCAGTCTTCCTTCGAAAGTGGATCCGCAGCGTTGGCGTTTGGCTGCAGATGGACTTGATCTGGCTGGGCAGCCTCAGGCGGCGACGCTCGCAAGGCAGGTGCTGAGCCGGGCAGCCCCTCATTGA
- a CDS encoding OmpA family protein: MKLKNTLGVVIGALLATSSLAVLAQGQGAVEVEGFAKKEQFDSARDFKNNGNLFGGSVGYFLTDDVELRLGYDELHNARSDDGRNIKGSNTALDALYHFNAPGDTLRPYVSAGFSDQSIGQNGAGGRNGSTFANVGGGAKLYFTENFYARAGVEAQYNIDQGDTEWAPSVGIGMNFGGGAKPVEAAPAPVAEVCSDSDNDGVCDNVDKCPDTPANVTVDADGCPAAAEAVRVELDVKFDFDKSKVKEESYGDIKNLADFMGQYPSTTTTVEGHTDSVGTDAYNQKLSERRANAVKDVLVNQYGVGGERIQSVGYGESRPVADNATDAGRAVNRRVEAEVEAQAK, translated from the coding sequence ATGAAATTGAAAAACACCTTAGGCGTTGTCATTGGCGCATTGCTGGCCACTTCTTCGCTGGCCGTACTGGCACAAGGGCAAGGCGCTGTCGAGGTTGAAGGCTTCGCTAAGAAAGAGCAGTTCGATAGTGCTCGCGATTTCAAAAACAACGGCAACCTGTTCGGCGGTTCCGTTGGTTATTTCCTGACCGACGACGTTGAGCTGCGTCTGGGCTATGACGAATTGCACAATGCTCGTAGCGATGATGGCCGCAACATCAAAGGCTCGAACACCGCTCTGGACGCCTTGTACCACTTCAATGCTCCGGGCGACACACTGCGTCCATACGTATCTGCCGGTTTCTCGGATCAAAGCATCGGTCAAAACGGTGCCGGTGGTCGTAATGGCTCCACCTTCGCGAACGTTGGCGGCGGTGCCAAGCTGTATTTCACCGAGAATTTCTACGCCCGCGCTGGTGTCGAAGCTCAATACAACATCGATCAGGGTGATACCGAGTGGGCTCCAAGCGTCGGCATCGGCATGAACTTCGGTGGTGGTGCTAAGCCGGTTGAAGCTGCTCCGGCTCCGGTTGCCGAGGTTTGCTCCGACAGCGACAACGATGGCGTTTGCGACAACGTTGACAAGTGCCCTGACACCCCGGCTAATGTCACTGTTGATGCGGATGGTTGCCCGGCTGCCGCTGAAGCTGTGCGTGTTGAGCTGGACGTGAAGTTCGACTTCGACAAGTCCAAAGTTAAAGAAGAAAGCTACGGCGATATCAAAAACCTGGCTGATTTCATGGGCCAGTACCCGTCGACCACCACCACTGTTGAAGGCCACACCGACTCCGTCGGCACTGACGCCTACAACCAGAAGCTGTCTGAGCGTCGTGCCAATGCGGTTAAAGACGTCCTGGTCAATCAGTACGGTGTTGGCGGTGAGCGTATTCAGTCGGTAGGTTATGGTGAGTCCCGTCCAGTGGCGGACAACGCCACTGACGCAGGTCGTGCTGTGAACCGTCGAGTGGAAGCTGAAGTGGAAGCACAGGCCAAGTAA
- the sigX gene encoding RNA polymerase sigma factor SigX, whose product MNKAQSLPSRYDPRDLSDEELVARAHGELFHVTRAYEELMRRYQRTLFNVCARYLGNERDADDVCQEVMLKVLYGLKNFEGKSKFKTWLYSITYNECITQYRKERRKRRLMDALSLDPLEEASEEKAPVLAEPGGLDRWLVHVNPIDREILVLRFVAELEFQEIADIMRMGLSATKMRYKRALDRLREKFAGDPEA is encoded by the coding sequence TTGAACAAAGCCCAATCATTACCGTCTCGTTATGACCCTCGCGATCTCTCCGATGAAGAGCTCGTGGCGCGTGCTCATGGAGAATTGTTTCATGTAACTCGGGCTTATGAAGAGCTGATGCGCCGTTACCAGCGTACATTGTTCAACGTATGCGCGAGGTATCTTGGTAACGAGCGTGATGCGGATGATGTGTGTCAGGAGGTTATGCTCAAAGTTCTTTATGGATTAAAGAACTTTGAAGGAAAGTCAAAATTTAAAACTTGGCTTTATAGTATTACTTACAACGAATGTATTACCCAGTATCGGAAGGAGCGCAGAAAGCGTCGTTTGATGGATGCTCTGAGTTTGGATCCGCTGGAAGAGGCATCTGAGGAGAAGGCTCCGGTGCTTGCTGAGCCAGGTGGTCTAGACCGCTGGCTTGTTCATGTCAATCCAATTGATCGTGAAATCTTGGTGCTACGTTTTGTCGCAGAACTTGAATTCCAAGAGATAGCCGACATCATGCGTATGGGGCTCAGCGCAACAAAGATGCGTTATAAGCGGGCCTTGGACCGCTTGCGGGAAAAATTCGCAGGCGATCCAGAAGCTTAA